CCCTCGGGTACATCTATCAGGCGGAGTCCGGCGGGAACCTGACGTTCGACGTTGTTCTCAACTCCTCGTCTGGCTTCAAGACTGAGCAGATTACCCACGAGGTCGAGGGAGCGAGCGTCCAGCTTCAGTCGATGAAGACGGCGTGGCAAGAGGGTGAACTCACGGGTGTGCCGTTCTCCGCGAGGAACAACGGTGCCGTCGAGTCGGAGTTCGACGCAAAAGTGCTGGTGAACGGCGAACAGGTCGCGACCGAAACCTTCTGGTTGGATCCGAAGACGTCCTCTGAGTTCAGTATTGAAGCGGGCTACTTCTCGGACCCGCTCTACGCACCGAGTGGTGACGGCGGAACGTACAACGTCACGCTCCAGATTTCGGGAGACGGCTGGACTGATTCGGAATCCACCGAAGCGACGTTCACCGGAGTCGAAGGCGAGATTCTCGACGTGTCTACGATGTCGTTCTCGAACTACGACTCGAACACGTCTGACCTGTCGAGCGTGGACTTCACGCTCCGGAACACTGGTGACGTGCCTATGGACTACGACAGCGTTCGACTCAAGGTCGACGGGGTGAGCAACACGCTTTCCGAGAGCCCGATTTCCAGTCTGTCGCCGGGCTCATCCAACACGGTCTACCTCAGCCCGGACATCACGATTGAAGACGGGTCACACCAACTCACCGTCGAAGTGCTCGACGGCGGCGAAGTCGTCGCCTCTACGTCGACGACCATCAGCACGGACGGCTAACTCCGCTTCTACTGGTGCGGGTAGGCGTACGTCTTCCCGCGGCCGTTGCCCTCTGAGGCGATGAGGTCGTATTCTTCGAGGCGCGCGAGGTACTTCCGTCGGGTGCCGCGAGCCACGGGGTCCTGGGCGCGATCCTCGTAGCGCGCGTGGAGCGTGCCGCCGTCGAGGTCGCCCGCGTCGCGAATAATTTCATAGAGCAGGCGCTTGTCCGTCCCGAGCCGTCGGACGCGACTCTGCCGGACGGCACCACGCGCTGATTCTTTCGCGGCCTCGACCACGTCGGCAGTAATCTCGTCGCGTTCGTCGTCGACGGCGTGCTCGACCGAAGCCCGGAGTAGGGCGATGCCGCGGCGGGCGTCGCCGGCCGCGAGGTCCGCGATGTACCGGAGCGTGTCGTCGCGGATGACACCCGGCTGGAGGCCGGCCTTCACGCGCCCTCGCAGGATGGCGGTCATCTCCTCGATGCTGTACCGGTCGAGCCGTATCGTTCGCGCGGACCCGAATCGGCTCTGGAGTTGGCCGTCGAACTCGGCGAACAGTCGGTCCTCGTCGAGACAGACCATCAGGAGGGTGAGGTTCCGCATCTCCCAGAGCGACTGGAGGGTCCGGTAGTCGTCGAGGACGTGGACTTCGTCCACGATAGCGATGACCTGCCCGTCGATCTCCCGGAGCCGGTCGGCGAACGCGGAGGCCGGCGTCCCGTCCCGGCGGAGGTCGTTGGCGACGCCCGCGTCGTTCGCCAACGCCCGGAACGCGTCGGCGCGACTGGAGTTGCTCATCGCGTTCAGGTACGTGGAGGTGAGCGTGAGGTTCTCGCGCTGGAGTAGTTCGACGACGTGGCGTGCGAGCGTCGTCTTTCCGGTTCCTGAGGGTCCGAAGATGAAGGCGTCGCCACCGGCTACGCCGTCGGCGAGCGGCTGGAGTGTAGACGTGAGTGCGTCGATTTCACCGTCTCGATGGTAGAGCTCCTGCGGGACGAACTCCTGCTGGAAGGCGCGGGCGTCGGTAATCATGGCAGAGCGTAGACGCGTCTGCGGGATGAACGCCAGCCGTCCGTGGTGAAAGTGGAACTACTCTCTAACTGTAGTTTTGAAAATCATTAAATCACTGCCGTGTTGACTGTAGAATATGCCGGGAGAAGGCGATGAAGACGAGTCGGATAGTAGCTCCAGTTTTACTGCGGCGGTCATAGGTGGCGGAGCAGGCTTTGCTATCGGTGGACCGGCCGGTGCGGCCGCAGGAGCCGCCATCGCATCGTGGCTCGACAGTCAGCAGGAAGCCGCAGAGGACGGTCTCAGTGAACACCACAGTGCGCTTCTTCGAGCGGCGCAAGCGACCAACGAAATTGCCGACGAACGCGGTGGTAAGAGCGCGAGCCTCTACCTCGCTCACATCGACGGTGATGAATACGGTGTCGATGCGGAAGACGGGAACACGCGCAACGTCCTATCCGCAATCGACGGGGACCCGGACCTGATTTACTCGGATGTCGGCGGACCGACCGGGAGCATGATCGTCGAGGTCGAGACCGCCGAGGCGCTGACGACACAGAAGAGTCACGTCCTGGAGCAACTGGAGGACTACCGGCTTAGCGGTTACCAGACCGTGCTGGCGATGCCCGCGGGCCAGAAGGAAGTCGCTGAAGAATTCGTCGAGGAGAACGACGTTCGCGATCCAATCTATGTGGTTGAGGCACGAGCAATTGGCGAATTCCTCTACTGAAGACTGACGTGCCGGTTCGCGCTAATCTAAAATCTGTTGTCCCAAGCTTCGCTCGTCCTGTTTGAAGCGAACTTGGCCATGGTTGTTGCGATGCTCATCTGTGTAGTATTTCCCCTCAAGGAATCTCTCATCACCCTGTTGTCGTAGATGAAGGTCGTTGGTACCCTCGTGGATGGTCATCGATTCCTGTGAATCACCCGTCGGTCGGTTTTGATATGTGAGTCTAAGAACGGGTGTCGTCATATCGTGCATTATAGACGCAGTTTGACTCGAGGACACAGAGTTCTTGAATTCTATTGTCACCTGAATACTGGTCCAGGTCTGATCAATCGTCATTTTTGGCCCGTGTTTTTCCGTTCCTCCATCAGCTTGGAAGTCGCCCATTGTGGTTTGTTCATACGAGGATTGCAATCCTCCATACCATTCTCCGTTTAAATCAGGCATAGAAGTAAATTTCCGAATGACTGGGAATCGCCAGAGATACCGGTCCCAGATAATGTATGTTAATGTGAATATAGATAGTGTAGGAAGGCCCGGCGGTAGGGTGTCTTCTGACAGTAATGGCAATTTTTCGAAAAGGCCTACCAAACTAGCCTGGTAGAACCAAGTGAAGAGGACAGCAAATAGCATCAAATAGCCCACCTTTCTCCACCTCGAACCCGGACTTGAATACGGATGCATCAGTATGAATCCCACACCTCTTGGAATGCCTCAATTGTAGCATTGGCGTCTTCAACGGTCCAACGGTCAGGATCGCCATCGACACAGAGAGAGTACATCCCAGATTGCTCACTGAAAGAGCTGACATCAGCGTCATCCAACCAATCTACGATGTCCAAATATCGAGTCGGTAAGTCCGTCTCGGTGAAATAATCATCTGGGACATTGTAAAGAAGCCCCTCAAGGTAATACGATGAAGCGGTTTCGCCGTCTAAAATACCGTATTCTACAGCACGATTGCGCGCATTCTTGAACATCCGGATTGTTCTTTTGTATTCTCCGTCAGTATTCTCTTCCTGATTCTTCTCTTCACCGTTTCTCTTGTGCTCTTTGGAATAATTTACAATCTCCCTACTTAGCCAATTTTTAGTTTTAAAGTACATACCTGACGTATACTCTTCCTCACCATCTGCTGTGAACTTGTGATATTTCCTGTATTCTGCACAGGCTACGACATCTGCATCAATCGGAATGGGTGTTTCATCGTTTGAGTCCACTTTTATTGCTTTCTCTCCGATTTCCAAATTATCTCGCCCATAGTAGCCTCGGAGAGCCCTAACAACCTCTTTGTGGAAATCTTCCCATTCGTAACCAAGATCGGTATACTCATCCCAAAATCGCTCTTTTTCGGCAGAAGACAGGTCAGAAAGATCCTCCTCGAATGGCATAGTAATCCGCACTACAATATCTACATCGCTGTTTCCATAGACGTTCGTATGATTCGCATAGGAGCCTTGCAAGTAAACCTCATAGGAGTGGGAGAACCCATCACGACCTAGTCCGTACCGATCCTGGTCTATCGCATTCTTTACTGAGCTGTATGTGGTGCTGGAGGATTGAATAGCACCCTGGGAAGTCCAAGTTTCCAACTGTGAGGACGGAATCGCCATGAGGTATTCAACAGGGCATTGCGTCATGAGATAATGAATGTTCTGTCTATTGAGAGAAGAACGAACTCCTAACTCCTCATGACATTGTCGCACTCCCTCAGAGAGTGCGACACATTCGCGCCGATTCACGCCCGAATCGGCCCCGTCAGGGGGAAGATTCTAGGAGTTCCGTCGCACTTCTCGAAAAGAACGACATGCAGATGGAAGACCACAACGAGGACGACGGGCGCAAAGTCTGGCTCACCGAGGAGGAAGCCGACCAGTTCCTCGACGCCGCCGACGACACCCAGCAGTGCATCGCGTTCGGCCTCGGCCTCCGCTGCGGCCTGCGCTGCAAGGAAATCGTCGACGCCACCCCGCGCGACGTGACCGACGGCCCCGCCGGGACGTTCCTGCGCGTGGAGCACGGCAAGGGCGGCAAGTATCGCGAGACGCCACTCCCTCAGGACCTCGCGACGACCATCCAGACGGTCGGCGACCTCCGCGACGAGCCCGACGACGTCCCACTCGTCGATGTCTCGACGCGCACGGTCGAGCGGTGGGTCGAAAGCGCCCGTGACGACCTCGCCGAGCACGAGGACGACGGCTGGACGTATCTCACGCCCCACGACCTCCGGCGGACGTGGGGCACGCTCCTCTGCGAGCGCGAGGTCGAGCCCGGACTCGTGATGGAGTACGGCGGCTGGGAGGACTGGGACACGTTCCGTGAGCACTACCTCGGTCAGTACAGCGTGAAGGCTCAGCAGCGAGCACGCGAGAAAGTGCCGTGGCTCTGACTACGAACTACTGGATCTATCATCAATTGAGGGTTCAACAAGCCCATAGAACGCCTATTTGACGTACCTATCGTTATTATTCGAGAGGATTTGCAAAACACCTAATGAGTTCCTCGTTGTCAGATAGTGTATGCCGCTGGGGGAGATATTATCGGTACTGGGCGTGGGATCACTTCTGGGAACCATTGGAGGATATGAGTATCGGCGGCGGCGTGAAGAATCTCGGGAGAGAGCCAATGCTCTGGAAACTTGGTTTGACGAGTCGCTTGGGCTAATTGGCCGTGGCGTACACGCGATCCAAACAGCACAGCACCGTAGCGATCCGGACTATGAGGGGATTCTAGACGATTTGGCCGTGTACTCAGAGGGACTTCACGTAAAGGCAAAGAATCCCCCGGATGGTGTATCGGATTCGGCTGTAAGTCACGTTCAGCGAGTCTCTACAGTGTATGCGAAGGCAAGTAAGGTAGCGGAGGTCGAGGGTGAAAAGCAAGGTGTTGAGTTGCTGCAAGAGTTATTTGAGATGGCTCAGAAAGAACCCCAGGAGCGAGTAGATTTTGAGGAGGCAATAACTCAAGCAGCAGGTGAATCGCCCGCGTTCGGTAATCTAATCGGAGCAGTTGAACAGAACATCTCCGGAGGGCGTGGTGAGTTTGCGGAGGAAGTTGAGGAGATAATAACTGAGTGGGATTCGAGTGAATTTAAGCAGTTGATGTTGGGCGCAGCGAACCGTGGCGGGGGTGTAGAGTCAATAACGGAGCAAGCTATGGATCTGTTTTTCACAATTGCTCAAGATGTATCGGTCAACTCAATGGATATGCTGAAATCCGAGAAACGCAGCAGATGAGTTGACTTAGTGTACTCCAGCCCCCGTACTTAGCAATTCAACGCTGGCATTCGACGGATAAGGAGTCTGTAGCTGTCCGGTCGGTTCTCCCAGTCCCAAGATAATTCAACAAATCCGAACTACTCGGTCTGAAGGTCGATGACGACGCGTCCGTCGCGGTAGGTTACGAGCAGCACTTCTTGTTCGGTTTCGACGCCGTCCTCGTCGAGGAGTCCGAGCTTCCGCATCGAGTCCTTCGGGAGACTGATGCCGGGCTGGTCGTTCCCGAGGTCGCGGAGTTCTCGGTGGCCCTTGTCGAGGATGTCGGGAATCGTGCTCGGTCGTTCTGAACCGGTTGCCATACTCCGGAAGGGGCGCTCTCTGGACTTAATATAATAGCAGAGTGCGGTCATTTTGCGATTAATTTTCGCCCACTAAGGCCGGGACTCGCCAATTCGAGGGTAGCGTCGCGCTGTACCTCGTGGTCCGAGCCAGCAGCCGACGCCCGAACCCATGGCCACATCGCAATCGGGGCCACCGACGGGTGGTCCACACGACGTTTCTGAAACGGGCGCTCGCAGCGAGATAGCGACGCGCCTCCAGCTTCGTGACGTCGCCGCGCTCGGTGACGACCTGCGGCGGCTTCTCGGAGGTGACGCACAGTGAACGCGGGCGACGCCTTCGTCCGTGTTCTGGACACCGACCACCGCCACGACACGGTAACGCTCACTGTCGAAACCGCGGACGGCGACTCGTTCGGCATCCAGTACGCCACCGCGTTCGGCGAGAGCATCCCACCGCTCTGGAACCTCTGCTACGACCCACCCATTCAGGAGGTCGACTGGCTGGAGGAACGCCACAGCGGTGAGAAGTTCGTCGAGTACCGCGCGGAGACGACGGACTCGCTGGCCGCAGTGCGTATCGCCCACCAAATCAAGCAGGAGGTCGGCGGCGACGACGCCGTCTTCGCCGACGCCTCGACGTACCAGCGCGGCAAGCCCATGCCCGCGTACTTCGAGGAGGCAGGCCGGCGATTCGCTGACGCTGCACGGGAAGCGTGGGGCGCGGTCGCGGGGGCTGTTCGATGACCTCCGGGAAGTCGAGTCAGCACGAGCGCGCCGCCCACATGCGGCACTCCGGCCGCATCCGCGGTCGCGCGAAAGCCGCTCTCGCCCGTCTCCTGCGGAGGATCAAGCCGTGACGCGCCACGGAGTCGCATCGCTCGCTAACCGATTTTCATCCAACACATGAACACGAACGCACTCACGAAGGTCGGCGTCGCGCTCGCGGCCATCTTCCTGATGGTCTCGGCAGCCGCGACGCCAGCCGTAGCCGCATCGACACTCAACTACGACGACGGACAGGCACCGAACCCA
The nucleotide sequence above comes from Halobacterium litoreum. Encoded proteins:
- a CDS encoding Cap15 family cyclic dinucleotide receptor domain-containing protein; the protein is MHPYSSPGSRWRKVGYLMLFAVLFTWFYQASLVGLFEKLPLLSEDTLPPGLPTLSIFTLTYIIWDRYLWRFPVIRKFTSMPDLNGEWYGGLQSSYEQTTMGDFQADGGTEKHGPKMTIDQTWTSIQVTIEFKNSVSSSQTASIMHDMTTPVLRLTYQNRPTGDSQESMTIHEGTNDLHLRQQGDERFLEGKYYTDEHRNNHGQVRFKQDERSLGQQILD
- a CDS encoding tyrosine-type recombinase/integrase: MQMEDHNEDDGRKVWLTEEEADQFLDAADDTQQCIAFGLGLRCGLRCKEIVDATPRDVTDGPAGTFLRVEHGKGGKYRETPLPQDLATTIQTVGDLRDEPDDVPLVDVSTRTVERWVESARDDLAEHEDDGWTYLTPHDLRRTWGTLLCEREVEPGLVMEYGGWEDWDTFREHYLGQYSVKAQQRAREKVPWL
- a CDS encoding Cdc6/Cdc18 family protein; amino-acid sequence: MITDARAFQQEFVPQELYHRDGEIDALTSTLQPLADGVAGGDAFIFGPSGTGKTTLARHVVELLQRENLTLTSTYLNAMSNSSRADAFRALANDAGVANDLRRDGTPASAFADRLREIDGQVIAIVDEVHVLDDYRTLQSLWEMRNLTLLMVCLDEDRLFAEFDGQLQSRFGSARTIRLDRYSIEEMTAILRGRVKAGLQPGVIRDDTLRYIADLAAGDARRGIALLRASVEHAVDDERDEITADVVEAAKESARGAVRQSRVRRLGTDKRLLYEIIRDAGDLDGGTLHARYEDRAQDPVARGTRRKYLARLEEYDLIASEGNGRGKTYAYPHQ